A single genomic interval of Microbacterium hydrocarbonoxydans harbors:
- a CDS encoding winged helix-turn-helix transcriptional regulator, giving the protein MDDPVWNVMLPTCPSRTSLARVANKWTAMIVIALSDGPARFGAIRERVGGISAKVLADTLRDLERDGLVTRTAYDEMPPRVEYDLTTLGLTLREPLTALGRWAEGHIEEVLAARDEYDRR; this is encoded by the coding sequence ATGGATGATCCGGTCTGGAATGTGATGCTGCCCACCTGCCCCTCCCGGACGTCGCTCGCGCGGGTGGCGAACAAGTGGACGGCGATGATCGTGATCGCGCTGAGCGACGGGCCCGCTCGGTTCGGCGCGATCCGCGAGCGCGTCGGGGGGATCAGTGCGAAGGTGCTCGCGGACACTCTCCGCGACCTGGAGCGCGACGGCCTCGTGACCCGCACTGCGTATGACGAGATGCCCCCGCGAGTCGAGTACGACCTCACGACGCTGGGGCTCACGCTGCGGGAGCCACTGACCGCGCTCGGCCGCTGGGCAGAGGGGCACATTGAAGAGGTGCTCGCTGCGCGAGACGAGTATGACCGCCGGTGA
- a CDS encoding NADP-dependent oxidoreductase, whose product MRAFVLSKYKTPVRDVNVQEPVVGAHDVLVRVQAAGVNQLDVKLSQGEFALILPYRLPTALGHDLAGTVIRVGAGVRGFAPGDEVYARPRDHRIGAFAERIAVDESDIARKPATVSMEEAGSLPLVALTAWQALVELGGVRPGHKVLIHAGAGGVGSIAIQLAKHLGAEVATTASAANAEFVRLLGADHVIDYRSQDFEELLGGYDLVLDSLGGENLEKSLRILRRGGRTIGISGPPTPAFAREAGLNPLLRLAIGALSRRIRSQAKRLGVEYSFLWMRASGEQLGRIADLVDGGSIRPVVGRVFPFDETVAALDSLSTGGFRGKAVIAVP is encoded by the coding sequence ATGAGAGCGTTCGTCCTGTCGAAGTACAAGACGCCCGTGCGAGACGTGAACGTGCAGGAGCCGGTCGTCGGTGCGCACGACGTACTCGTACGCGTGCAGGCCGCGGGCGTGAACCAGCTCGACGTGAAGCTCAGTCAGGGGGAGTTCGCGCTCATCCTGCCGTACCGGCTGCCGACCGCGCTGGGGCACGACCTCGCCGGAACCGTGATCCGGGTCGGAGCGGGCGTGCGCGGGTTCGCGCCCGGCGACGAGGTCTATGCACGTCCGCGCGACCACCGCATCGGCGCGTTCGCCGAGCGGATCGCCGTCGACGAGAGTGATATCGCTCGCAAGCCCGCCACTGTCTCGATGGAGGAGGCAGGGTCGTTGCCGCTGGTCGCTCTGACGGCGTGGCAGGCCCTGGTCGAGCTCGGAGGTGTGCGCCCCGGGCACAAGGTGCTCATCCATGCGGGAGCCGGAGGTGTCGGCTCGATCGCGATCCAGCTCGCGAAGCACCTCGGTGCCGAGGTCGCCACGACCGCGAGCGCCGCCAACGCCGAGTTCGTCCGTCTGCTGGGCGCCGATCACGTCATCGACTACCGGTCCCAGGACTTCGAGGAGCTTCTGGGCGGTTACGATCTGGTGCTGGACAGCCTGGGCGGGGAGAACCTCGAGAAGTCGCTCCGCATCCTGCGCCGCGGCGGCAGGACGATCGGGATCTCGGGCCCGCCGACGCCTGCGTTCGCCAGGGAGGCGGGACTGAACCCGCTGCTGCGTCTCGCTATCGGTGCGCTGAGCCGTCGCATCCGTTCTCAGGCGAAGCGGCTCGGGGTCGAGTACTCCTTCCTCTGGATGCGCGCCAGTGGTGAGCAGCTCGGCCGGATCGCCGACCTCGTCGATGGCGGCAGCATCCGTCCGGTCGTCGGCCGCGTGTTCCCGTTCGACGAGACCGTGGCCGCGCTCGACTCCCTGTCGACGGGAGGGTTCCGGGGCAAGGCCGTCATCGCCGTTCCGTGA
- a CDS encoding DUF2071 domain-containing protein, whose protein sequence is MSIIRTVHARLRRRLLISYRVDPGVAASLLPAGFRPQIIDGAALAGVCVLGLESIRPSGVPGRAGLRSENAAHRIAVEWDGERGVERGVFIFERHSSAWHPVIFGGRLFPGVHRRARFRIEESADRYALTMEAGTHSLTADVEVGGEWSSRFFSSVQEASDFYRAGRVGWSLGRDGSRAEAVTLTSDEWSVEGARLHRLRSSFFDALPEGAAVFDSVVVMRDLPVVMSEGRSEQSRF, encoded by the coding sequence ATGTCGATCATCCGCACCGTCCATGCCAGGCTCCGCAGGCGTCTCCTGATCAGCTATCGGGTAGATCCCGGTGTGGCGGCGTCCCTGCTGCCCGCGGGCTTCCGGCCGCAGATCATCGACGGTGCCGCTCTCGCCGGGGTGTGCGTGCTCGGGCTCGAGTCCATCCGGCCGTCCGGCGTGCCCGGCCGTGCGGGCCTGCGCTCCGAGAATGCCGCCCACCGCATCGCCGTGGAGTGGGATGGCGAGCGCGGTGTCGAGCGCGGGGTCTTCATCTTCGAGCGTCACAGCTCCGCGTGGCATCCGGTGATCTTCGGTGGTCGATTGTTCCCCGGCGTGCACCGTCGAGCGAGATTCCGCATCGAGGAGTCTGCTGATCGCTACGCGCTGACGATGGAGGCGGGCACGCACAGCCTCACCGCAGATGTCGAGGTGGGAGGCGAGTGGTCCAGCCGGTTCTTCTCCTCCGTGCAGGAGGCGTCCGACTTCTACCGCGCCGGACGGGTCGGCTGGTCGCTCGGTCGCGATGGGAGCCGTGCGGAGGCCGTGACACTGACATCGGACGAATGGAGCGTGGAGGGCGCCCGATTGCACCGCCTGCGGTCGTCCTTCTTCGACGCTCTGCCCGAGGGAGCAGCTGTGTTCGACAGTGTCGTCGTGATGCGGGACCTGCCTGTGGTGATGTCCGAAGGCCGGAGTGAACAGAGCCGATTCTGA
- a CDS encoding TetR/AcrR family transcriptional regulator — MSLDASPLGRRERNKRDKLERITAAAGELFAARGVDDVTTQEVADRADIGTGTLFLYARTKGELLLLVQNSMYAEAIDRGRADAAGIDDVVAAVLAVVRPVVECNRKQIDNGRTYLREIVFGDPEEPHHRDALALTAQTEEVIAEVIARTSGVGPEVARARARIVSAVMFLTMAASINVHLSVDEVVEEIAGQVRTLLAV; from the coding sequence ATGTCGCTCGATGCAAGCCCCCTCGGACGCCGCGAGCGCAACAAGCGCGACAAGCTCGAGCGCATCACCGCCGCTGCGGGAGAGCTGTTCGCCGCGCGCGGCGTCGACGACGTCACGACGCAGGAGGTCGCCGACCGAGCGGACATCGGCACCGGCACGCTCTTCCTCTACGCCAGGACGAAGGGCGAGCTGCTGCTGCTCGTGCAGAACTCGATGTACGCCGAGGCCATCGATCGCGGCAGAGCAGACGCCGCCGGCATCGACGACGTGGTGGCTGCAGTCCTCGCCGTCGTGCGGCCGGTCGTGGAGTGCAACCGGAAGCAGATCGACAACGGACGGACCTACCTGCGGGAGATCGTGTTCGGGGATCCCGAGGAGCCGCACCATCGGGATGCGCTGGCGCTGACGGCGCAGACCGAGGAAGTCATCGCCGAGGTCATCGCGCGCACGAGCGGCGTGGGCCCCGAGGTCGCCCGCGCCCGCGCCAGGATCGTCTCGGCCGTCATGTTCCTCACGATGGCCGCCTCGATCAACGTCCACCTGTCGGTCGACGAGGTCGTCGAGGAGATCGCGGGCCAGGTGCGCACGCTGCTCGCTGTGTGA
- a CDS encoding inorganic diphosphatase, with product MGAHDAVIEIPRGSRVKYEVDHETGRVHLDRVLYTTFGYPADYGYFDNTLGEDGDPLDVLVLLDHAIYPGVVVEVRPVAVLKMSDEAGGDDKLVAVLSKDPRWAHIQDIGDIAEYTKKEIAHFFEHYKDLEPNKWVKVDEWGDAAEAQRILDEAIVRFGEQGH from the coding sequence ATGGGCGCACACGACGCCGTCATCGAGATCCCGCGCGGCAGCCGCGTGAAGTACGAGGTCGACCACGAGACCGGACGAGTGCACCTCGACCGCGTGCTCTACACGACCTTCGGATACCCGGCCGACTACGGCTACTTCGACAACACGCTCGGCGAGGACGGCGACCCGCTCGACGTGCTCGTCCTGCTCGACCACGCCATCTACCCGGGCGTGGTCGTCGAGGTCCGCCCCGTCGCCGTGCTGAAGATGAGCGACGAGGCCGGTGGAGACGACAAGCTCGTCGCCGTCCTGTCGAAGGACCCCCGCTGGGCCCACATCCAGGACATCGGCGACATCGCCGAGTACACCAAGAAGGAGATCGCGCACTTCTTCGAGCACTACAAGGACCTCGAGCCCAACAAGTGGGTCAAGGTCGACGAGTGGGGCGACGCCGCGGAGGCGCAGCGCATCCTCGACGAGGCGATCGTCCGCTTCGGCGAGCAGGGCCACTGA
- a CDS encoding nuclear transport factor 2 family protein produces MTDLSPASIARTYFDALGRGDIPTVMAQFSPDVIWHQPGTHRFSGVHTGIDGVGALLGGMMETSAGTFALAVTGPAMVNGELVAVPVRFSGRRSETSMDMAGVDLLTVHDGKIVEVHLFSEDAPAEDAFWGPRG; encoded by the coding sequence ATGACCGACCTCAGTCCAGCCAGCATCGCCCGCACGTACTTCGACGCCCTGGGCCGCGGAGACATCCCGACCGTCATGGCGCAGTTCAGCCCCGACGTCATCTGGCATCAGCCCGGCACCCATCGCTTCTCCGGCGTGCACACCGGCATCGACGGCGTCGGCGCGCTGCTCGGCGGCATGATGGAGACCTCCGCCGGCACCTTCGCGCTCGCCGTCACCGGCCCCGCCATGGTCAACGGGGAGCTCGTCGCCGTTCCCGTGCGGTTCTCCGGCCGACGCTCGGAGACCTCGATGGACATGGCCGGGGTCGACCTGCTCACCGTGCACGATGGCAAGATCGTCGAGGTGCACCTCTTCTCCGAGGATGCACCCGCGGAGGACGCATTCTGGGGCCCGCGCGGCTGA
- a CDS encoding GntR family transcriptional regulator, translated as MGPDHPAAPGAQRNLGPEELFRRLATSIADGTYAPGAKLSDKAIADDLGVTRTPVREAVQRLARAGLMEVHANRYSMVTDITDERSRITREFAASQGGEIIREAALALSEQDLVIACELIREAIDSVESGRGWVEAHVGLFEFLTDRALNDLYRLMLTDFWYLVFRDLYLGEPRANTRESLEELESAMRERSANAGVRAVRRMLSLK; from the coding sequence ATGGGACCAGATCATCCCGCCGCGCCTGGGGCGCAGCGGAACCTCGGGCCGGAGGAGCTCTTCCGCCGTCTCGCCACATCCATCGCCGACGGAACGTACGCGCCCGGCGCCAAGCTGAGCGACAAGGCGATCGCCGACGACCTCGGCGTCACCCGTACCCCCGTCCGCGAAGCCGTGCAGCGCCTCGCCCGCGCAGGCCTCATGGAAGTGCATGCCAACCGCTACTCGATGGTGACCGACATCACCGACGAACGTTCACGGATCACGCGTGAGTTCGCAGCGTCGCAGGGCGGCGAGATCATCCGGGAGGCGGCCCTCGCGCTGTCCGAGCAGGACCTCGTGATCGCGTGCGAGCTGATCCGCGAGGCCATCGACTCCGTCGAATCCGGCCGAGGCTGGGTCGAGGCCCACGTAGGGCTCTTCGAGTTCCTCACCGACCGGGCTCTCAACGACCTGTATCGACTGATGCTGACCGATTTCTGGTATCTCGTGTTCCGCGACCTCTACCTCGGCGAGCCGCGCGCGAACACCCGGGAGTCACTCGAGGAACTCGAGTCGGCGATGCGCGAGCGCAGCGCGAACGCCGGAGTGCGCGCGGTGCGCAGGATGCTCTCGCTCAAGTAA
- a CDS encoding TMEM175 family protein, whose protein sequence is MTEQVLRFRTERFKAFVDAVVAIAMTLLILPLMESVSEAAGDRLTTAEFFTEHSGQLLSFGLSFVLIATFWMGHHRQYRDVERVTGPLLWINVAWMATIVWLPVPTAMIGQMDTDALQAVVYIGTLILTQVTTLAGWLYLLRHPELTTTPAEVARAGVIGDLAAIILFLIALAIAVFVQPYGYAGLLVLLLSGVVTKVLRRIGGHRAGGDSPGSAPRVG, encoded by the coding sequence GTGACTGAACAAGTGCTGAGGTTCCGGACCGAGCGGTTCAAGGCGTTCGTCGACGCGGTCGTCGCCATCGCGATGACGCTGCTGATCCTGCCCCTGATGGAGTCCGTGTCCGAGGCCGCTGGCGACAGGCTGACCACTGCCGAGTTCTTCACCGAGCACTCCGGACAGCTGCTGAGCTTCGGGTTGAGCTTCGTTCTCATCGCGACGTTCTGGATGGGCCACCATCGTCAGTACCGCGATGTGGAACGGGTCACGGGCCCGCTGCTCTGGATCAACGTCGCCTGGATGGCCACGATCGTCTGGCTGCCGGTGCCCACTGCGATGATCGGTCAGATGGACACGGATGCCCTGCAGGCCGTCGTGTACATCGGCACCCTCATCCTCACGCAGGTGACCACGCTGGCCGGCTGGCTGTACCTGCTGCGCCATCCCGAGCTCACAACCACGCCTGCCGAAGTCGCGCGGGCCGGGGTGATCGGCGACCTCGCGGCGATCATCCTGTTCCTGATCGCGCTGGCCATCGCCGTGTTCGTCCAGCCCTACGGCTACGCGGGTCTCCTGGTCCTGCTGCTCAGCGGCGTGGTCACCAAGGTGCTCCGGAGGATCGGCGGGCACCGCGCAGGCGGCGACTCGCCGGGGAGCGCCCCGCGGGTAGGCTAG
- a CDS encoding fatty acid desaturase family protein, producing the protein MSISQVEKTAATLGPVRQTYSGNAEIPPMTHAYKQVSQVVRETGLLQRAGWFYIFVGAGLAVALGGAITGFILLGDSWFQLLIAGALGIILTQVAFLAHEAAHRQILSSGPANFRLARILAAGVVGISYSWWDSKHTKHHGNPNQVGKDPDIEVDTISFLETDAAQSRGLIRLITRKQGWLFFPLLTLEGLNLHFLGIKHLVTSKKAKGRWIELGLIALRFAIVLVPVFLMLPLGMAFAFMGVQLAVFGVYMGASFAPNHKGMPIIDPSARLDFFSKQVRTSRNIRGGWWATWLMGGLNYQVEHHLFPNMPRPHLSKAREIVRDYCAVNDVPYTETSLGRSYAIVIEYLNRVGLAARDPFDCPAASQFSRA; encoded by the coding sequence ATCTCCATTTCACAGGTCGAAAAGACCGCAGCCACGCTCGGGCCGGTGCGCCAGACGTATTCCGGCAACGCAGAGATCCCGCCGATGACCCACGCCTACAAGCAGGTGTCCCAGGTCGTCCGCGAGACCGGACTCCTGCAGCGCGCCGGCTGGTTCTACATCTTCGTGGGTGCAGGCCTCGCCGTCGCCCTCGGGGGCGCCATCACCGGCTTCATCCTCCTCGGCGACAGCTGGTTCCAGCTCCTCATCGCCGGTGCGCTCGGCATCATCCTCACGCAGGTGGCCTTCCTCGCGCATGAGGCCGCGCACCGTCAGATCCTGTCATCGGGTCCGGCGAACTTCCGCCTCGCACGCATCCTCGCCGCCGGTGTCGTCGGCATCAGCTACTCCTGGTGGGACTCCAAGCACACCAAGCATCACGGCAACCCGAACCAGGTGGGCAAGGACCCCGACATCGAGGTCGACACGATCTCGTTCCTCGAGACGGATGCCGCGCAGTCGCGCGGTCTCATCCGACTGATCACGCGCAAGCAGGGCTGGCTGTTCTTCCCGCTGCTGACTCTCGAGGGTTTGAACCTGCACTTCCTGGGCATCAAGCACCTCGTGACGAGCAAGAAGGCCAAGGGGCGCTGGATCGAGCTCGGCCTGATCGCGCTGCGCTTCGCCATCGTGCTCGTCCCCGTCTTCCTCATGCTGCCGCTCGGCATGGCGTTCGCCTTCATGGGTGTGCAGCTCGCCGTGTTCGGTGTGTACATGGGCGCGTCGTTCGCGCCGAACCACAAGGGCATGCCGATCATCGACCCGAGTGCCCGTCTGGACTTCTTCTCGAAGCAGGTGCGTACCTCGCGCAACATCCGCGGAGGATGGTGGGCCACATGGCTCATGGGCGGTCTCAACTACCAGGTCGAGCACCACCTGTTCCCGAATATGCCGCGCCCGCATCTCTCGAAGGCCCGTGAGATCGTCCGCGACTACTGCGCGGTCAACGACGTGCCGTACACCGAGACGAGCCTCGGACGCTCCTACGCGATCGTCATCGAGTACCTCAACCGGGTCGGCCTCGCGGCTCGCGACCCGTTCGACTGCCCTGCGGCATCGCAGTTCAGCCGCGCCTGA
- the tilS gene encoding tRNA lysidine(34) synthetase TilS, whose protein sequence is MPSLSPAIAEIRLAVRTALADLPEGSTVVVALSGGADSLALAAATAFEAPKRGIRVGTLTVDHGLQDGSDEVASRATQTATALGLGALIVRVDVGGEGGPEAAAREARYGVLADAAADVKASAVLLGHTLDDQAETVLLGLARGSGAASLQGMAATRTDDDGLRWVRPLLGVRRATTRAFCAASGIEVWDDPHNTDDRFARVRVRERVLPVLESELGPGIAEALVRTAEQLREDAEAFDEMIHETIEDIVEHAEAGISVSVAALAANPAALRNRIIRLVVDSEFGVSLTRLQTLEVARLVTDWSGQGPIDLPGCSAARAGGRIVFTAR, encoded by the coding sequence GTGCCCTCACTCTCACCCGCCATCGCCGAGATCCGCCTGGCCGTGCGCACCGCGCTCGCCGATCTGCCGGAGGGCTCGACGGTGGTCGTCGCGCTCTCGGGGGGAGCCGACTCGCTCGCGCTCGCCGCGGCGACCGCGTTCGAAGCGCCGAAGCGGGGGATCCGTGTGGGGACGCTGACCGTCGATCACGGGCTGCAGGACGGGTCGGATGAGGTCGCCTCGCGCGCTACGCAGACGGCAACCGCGCTCGGCCTGGGCGCGTTGATCGTGCGGGTCGACGTGGGAGGCGAGGGCGGTCCCGAGGCCGCGGCACGTGAGGCGCGCTACGGGGTGCTTGCGGATGCCGCTGCAGACGTGAAGGCCTCGGCGGTGCTCCTCGGTCATACGCTCGACGACCAGGCCGAAACCGTGCTGCTCGGGCTCGCCCGCGGCTCCGGAGCCGCGAGCCTGCAGGGCATGGCGGCTACGCGCACCGACGACGACGGCCTCCGCTGGGTGCGCCCGCTCCTGGGCGTGCGTCGCGCGACGACGCGGGCGTTCTGCGCGGCATCCGGGATCGAGGTCTGGGACGACCCGCACAACACCGACGACAGGTTCGCCAGGGTGCGAGTGCGCGAGCGGGTGCTGCCGGTGCTGGAGTCCGAGCTCGGTCCCGGCATCGCCGAGGCGCTCGTCCGCACTGCCGAACAGCTGCGCGAGGACGCCGAGGCGTTCGACGAGATGATCCACGAGACGATCGAGGACATCGTCGAGCATGCGGAGGCCGGGATCTCGGTGAGCGTTGCAGCCCTCGCGGCCAACCCCGCGGCACTGCGCAACCGGATCATCCGCCTCGTGGTCGACAGCGAGTTCGGCGTGAGCCTCACCCGGCTGCAGACGCTGGAGGTGGCGAGGCTCGTGACGGACTGGTCGGGTCAGGGGCCGATCGACCTGCCGGGGTGCTCGGCTGCCCGCGCCGGCGGGCGGATCGTGTTCACCGCGCGGTAG
- a CDS encoding VCBS repeat domain-containing M23 family metallopeptidase, with protein MNQSNRRSGTAVHRVSRLLAGVIAAIAVVGGVLVPPPAAQAAEGIFVMPVSGRVADLVKGCPAGSRPTHEGVDINLNSNTPIYAAAGGTVTTAANSNATTGYGSQVVITHPSGHKTRYAHMVYGSLAVKVGAVVPRGAVLGRVGSTGNSTGPHLHFEMFRNGVNVTNRYFICGQVNVTALAPLEPRPSKPVNADYNADGKADVLGVSTVGRMSVYNGNGKGGWSTKLLGAGWDSTRVLVHGDFTGDNRGDFVAARTDGTLWLYRGNGANGFVSSQIGRGWNALPLIGGGTDYNSDGIADLLAVRADGYLHLYAGTGGGGVAGAGAIAQGWGNNDAMIAGDFNGDGAGDVMARDKMGKLFLYLGNGSGVGAPTQVGQGWGGMTALTGGADYNGDGRPDLLARDAAGDLWLYPWLGSTFGTRIKVGHGWNGHRLIL; from the coding sequence ATGAACCAATCGAATCGCCGCTCAGGGACAGCTGTGCACCGTGTGTCCCGACTCCTCGCGGGAGTCATCGCGGCGATCGCCGTCGTTGGGGGCGTCCTCGTCCCCCCTCCCGCCGCGCAGGCCGCCGAGGGCATCTTCGTCATGCCCGTGAGCGGACGCGTCGCCGATCTCGTGAAGGGATGCCCGGCGGGAAGCCGTCCGACTCACGAGGGCGTCGACATCAACCTGAACTCGAACACGCCCATCTACGCTGCTGCGGGCGGGACCGTGACGACCGCCGCGAACTCCAACGCCACGACCGGTTACGGATCGCAGGTCGTGATCACCCATCCGAGTGGACACAAGACGCGGTACGCCCACATGGTTTACGGCTCCCTCGCTGTGAAGGTGGGAGCGGTCGTTCCTCGGGGGGCCGTTCTCGGCCGGGTGGGAAGCACCGGGAACAGCACGGGGCCGCACCTCCACTTCGAGATGTTCCGCAACGGAGTCAATGTCACCAACAGGTACTTCATCTGCGGTCAGGTGAATGTCACGGCGCTTGCGCCGCTCGAGCCTCGGCCGTCCAAGCCGGTCAACGCCGATTACAACGCGGACGGCAAGGCCGATGTCCTCGGCGTGTCCACGGTCGGGCGGATGAGTGTCTACAACGGCAATGGCAAGGGTGGGTGGTCGACGAAGCTGCTGGGCGCCGGCTGGGATTCGACCAGGGTCCTCGTCCACGGGGACTTCACCGGCGACAACAGGGGCGATTTCGTGGCCGCACGCACAGATGGCACGCTGTGGCTGTATCGCGGGAACGGTGCGAACGGCTTCGTGTCGTCCCAGATCGGGCGCGGATGGAACGCGCTGCCCCTGATCGGAGGCGGGACCGACTACAACAGCGACGGCATCGCCGATCTGCTGGCGGTGCGTGCTGACGGTTACCTCCACCTGTATGCGGGGACAGGCGGGGGCGGCGTCGCCGGGGCGGGGGCGATCGCGCAAGGCTGGGGAAACAATGACGCAATGATCGCGGGCGACTTCAATGGAGATGGCGCGGGTGACGTCATGGCCAGAGACAAGATGGGGAAGCTGTTCCTCTACCTCGGCAACGGGTCCGGCGTCGGTGCGCCGACGCAGGTGGGTCAGGGGTGGGGCGGGATGACTGCTCTCACGGGCGGCGCCGACTACAACGGCGATGGGCGACCCGACCTGCTGGCACGTGACGCTGCCGGCGATCTCTGGCTGTACCCGTGGCTCGGATCCACGTTCGGCACGCGCATCAAGGTCGGGCACGGGTGGAACGGGCACCGGCTGATCCTCTGA
- a CDS encoding M23 family metallopeptidase: protein MNDKHSTLDAAAAASDDCGCAPTPAESKAFWQKGSLTRRSAISLGALSVVALSAFGVTSGVTAAYAASYPSWDDVQNAMKNEAAKANEVKRIEGLIQSLTQKVADTQAQAQIASDAYYVAQQEFFDAIRVAEELQTQADAQAAIADEAATKAGQVAAQLYRNGGDDTSLELFFAGSADNADELLSRLGTMDKLLEYNQSVYDNAVAARNSAQSLSDQAVVARTERDRLQQVAEQKMVEAQAAADAAQAALDEQTENLATMEAQLAALKSKTATTVASYKEGVRKAEEERKRREAAEAAANAGGNDGGSSGGGGSPGRGGWVRPHGGHRSSGYGPRTPICDSGGCSSSYHYGVDLANGCGAAIYAAHSGTVDAAFYNGGYGNYIRIQHGGGIATGYAHIKPGGYAVRSGQWVEAGQVIAYAGNTGGSFGCHLHFEVYINGGYTNPINFMAGKGVSV from the coding sequence GTGAACGACAAGCACTCCACGCTGGATGCTGCCGCGGCGGCATCCGACGATTGCGGCTGCGCGCCCACGCCCGCCGAGAGCAAGGCTTTCTGGCAGAAGGGCTCTCTGACGCGCCGCAGCGCCATCAGTCTCGGTGCTCTCAGCGTCGTCGCGCTCAGCGCCTTCGGTGTCACCTCCGGTGTGACCGCCGCCTATGCCGCGTCGTACCCGAGCTGGGACGACGTCCAGAACGCCATGAAGAACGAGGCCGCCAAGGCCAACGAGGTCAAGCGCATCGAGGGGCTCATCCAGAGCCTCACCCAGAAGGTCGCCGACACCCAGGCCCAGGCCCAGATCGCCTCAGACGCCTACTACGTCGCCCAGCAGGAGTTCTTCGACGCCATCCGCGTCGCCGAGGAGCTGCAGACGCAGGCCGACGCGCAGGCCGCGATCGCCGACGAGGCGGCCACCAAGGCCGGTCAGGTCGCCGCCCAGCTGTACCGGAACGGCGGGGACGACACCTCGCTCGAGCTGTTCTTCGCCGGCTCCGCCGACAACGCCGACGAGTTGCTCTCGCGCCTCGGCACGATGGACAAGCTCCTCGAGTACAACCAGTCGGTCTACGACAACGCGGTCGCCGCCCGCAACTCGGCGCAGTCGCTGAGCGATCAGGCCGTCGTCGCGCGCACCGAGCGCGACCGCCTGCAGCAGGTCGCCGAACAGAAGATGGTCGAGGCCCAGGCCGCCGCGGATGCCGCCCAGGCCGCTCTCGACGAGCAGACCGAGAACCTCGCCACCATGGAGGCTCAGCTCGCCGCCCTCAAGAGCAAGACGGCGACCACGGTCGCCAGCTACAAGGAGGGCGTGCGCAAGGCCGAAGAGGAGCGCAAGCGTCGGGAAGCCGCAGAGGCCGCAGCCAACGCCGGAGGCAACGACGGCGGCAGCAGCGGCGGTGGTGGCAGCCCCGGTCGCGGCGGCTGGGTGCGCCCGCACGGCGGCCACCGCAGTTCCGGATACGGTCCTCGTACGCCGATCTGCGACTCCGGCGGATGCTCCTCGAGCTACCACTACGGCGTCGACCTCGCCAACGGCTGCGGGGCGGCGATCTACGCCGCGCACTCCGGCACCGTCGATGCCGCTTTCTACAACGGCGGCTACGGCAACTACATCCGCATCCAGCACGGCGGAGGCATCGCGACCGGGTACGCGCACATCAAGCCCGGCGGCTACGCGGTGCGCAGCGGCCAGTGGGTCGAGGCCGGTCAGGTCATCGCCTACGCGGGGAACACCGGCGGGTCGTTCGGATGCCACCTCCACTTCGAGGTCTACATCAACGGCGGCTACACCAACCCCATCAACTTCATGGCGGGCAAGGGCGTCTCGGTCTGA
- a CDS encoding SDR family oxidoreductase codes for MPALSGAVVLVTGANGGIGSHFVHQALARGAAKVYASARTPRDWDDERIVPLTLDVTDPASIAAAAAAASDVTVLINNAGASVSSPGILSHTDEEIRSNVETNFLGPLFLARAFAPLLSGRPGAAIIDIHSALSWFAVAGIYSATKAALWSATNSLRIELAPAGVHVVGVHVGYVDTAMAANVTDPKLDPAALVAAVLDATEAGEYEVLADETSIQVKAALSAPLEALYPQLTQSAR; via the coding sequence ATGCCCGCACTCTCAGGAGCAGTCGTCCTCGTCACCGGCGCGAACGGCGGCATCGGCTCGCACTTCGTCCACCAGGCCCTCGCCCGCGGTGCAGCGAAGGTCTACGCCTCCGCCCGCACCCCTCGCGACTGGGATGACGAGCGCATCGTCCCCCTCACGCTCGACGTGACCGACCCGGCCTCGATCGCCGCGGCCGCCGCCGCAGCCTCCGACGTCACTGTGCTCATCAACAATGCCGGAGCGTCGGTGTCGAGCCCCGGCATCCTCTCGCACACGGACGAAGAGATCCGCTCGAACGTCGAGACCAACTTCCTGGGACCGCTGTTCCTCGCACGCGCGTTCGCCCCCCTCCTGTCCGGGCGCCCTGGCGCGGCGATCATCGACATCCACTCCGCCCTCAGCTGGTTCGCGGTCGCGGGAATCTACAGCGCGACCAAGGCCGCACTGTGGTCCGCCACGAACTCGCTGCGCATCGAACTCGCCCCGGCCGGAGTGCACGTCGTCGGCGTGCACGTCGGCTACGTCGATACAGCCATGGCGGCGAACGTCACCGACCCGAAGCTCGACCCCGCCGCGCTGGTCGCCGCAGTGCTCGACGCGACCGAGGCAGGCGAGTACGAAGTCCTCGCCGACGAGACGTCGATCCAGGTCAAAGCCGCACTGAGCGCCCCTCTCGAGGCGCTGTACCCTCAGCTCACGCAGAGCGCCCGCTGA